The following coding sequences lie in one Primulina huaijiensis isolate GDHJ02 chromosome 2, ASM1229523v2, whole genome shotgun sequence genomic window:
- the LOC140960258 gene encoding protein transport protein Sec61 subunit beta-like, translated as MANGGAGPQRGTAAAAAANLRRRRTAGGGAAGGAGGTMLQFYTDDAPGLKISPNVVLVMSIGFIAFVSVLHVMGKLYFVRKD; from the coding sequence ATGGCAAATGGTGGAGCTGGTCCACAAAGAGGAACGGCAGCAGCTGCTGCTGCCAACCTTCGTCGTCGGAGAACAGCTGGCGGTGGGGCTGCAGGTGGAGCAGGTGGTACCATGCTGCAATTTTACACTGATGATGCTCCAGGGCTCAAGATTTCCCCCAATGTTGTGCTTGTGATGAGCATTGGTTTCATAGCTTTTGTTTCAGTTCTTCATGTCATGGGTAAACTGTATTTTGTCCGCAAAGATTAG
- the LOC140970677 gene encoding F-box protein At5g51380-like isoform X4 encodes MSISADKNRISDPNPVLDLGKLKKNSRSSWSDHLSNERVDPNEAFRHLYLKMRLQSLPNSGSTTPHSDSEPDSDCSNPNPPAQPDCISLLSDELLLKVLSKLLDRNQHLSNSLVCMRWCVVSGKLIQSIKLLDWEFLESGRLTFRFPNLVDVSLAHACIISERNSGILFINKLLSIHLSSGLFEHDGVLIGNGDVLDSEEVDRGVRIMVQGCRNLRRVVLINVSEKGLSFLGEECDCLQEMELHYSGDLALPGIFKCRNLQILKLIGSISGVYDSAVTDIGLTILAQGCRRLVKLELVGCEGSYDGIKAIGQCCQMLEELTLCNHKMDGGWLSALSYCENLKTLKILSCNEIDRNPGSDEHLWPCPMLEELHLRQCQMREKQGVRALFLVCQPIRKLVIEDCWGLNNSVFAAASICSFEASLEVPLVAVIYQILSCWLVII; translated from the exons ATGTCTATTTCAGCTGATAAAAACAGAATTTCCGACCCTAATCCCGTTCTTGACCTCGGCAAGCTGAAGAAGAACAGCCGCTCCAGCTGGTCAGACCACCTGTCCAACGAACGGGTCGACCCCAACGAGGCATTTCGCCATTTGTACCTCAAAATGCGCCTCCAATCTCTTCCCAACTCCGGCTCCACTACCCCCCACTCGGACTCTGAGCCGGACTCCGACTGCTCCAACCCCAACCCTCCCGCGCAGCCTGATTGCATCTCTCTGCTATCCGACGAATTGTTGCTCAAGGTCCTCAGTAAACTCCTCGACAGGAACCAGCATCTTTCCAATTCACTGGTGTGCATGAGGTGGTGTGTGGTGAGTGGGAAGTTGATTCAATCGATTAAGCTATTGGATTGGGAGTTTCTGGAGTCTGGGAGGCTCACTTTCCGGTTTCCCAATTTGGTCGATGTTAGCCTCGCGCATGCATGCATTATATCCGAACGGAATTCGGGCATTTTGTTCATTAATAAGTTGCTATCAATTCATTTAAGTTCTGGGCTGTTCGAACATGATGGGGTCCTTATTGGTAATGGGGATGTATTGGATTCAGAAGAGGTCGACAGAGGGGTGAGAATTATGGTCCAGGGGTGTAGGAATTTGAGGAGAGTGGTCTTGATAAACGTTAGTGAGAAAGGCTTAAGTTTCTTGGGAGAAGAGTGTGACTGTTTGCAGGAGATGGAGTTACATTATTCTGGCGATTTAGCCTTGCCGGGAATTTTTAAATGCCGGAATTtgcaaatattgaaattgattggGAGCATAAGTGGGGTTTACGATTCTGCGGTTACAGATATTGGATTGACGATTTTAGCTCAGGGGTGTAGAAGATTAGTAAAGCTTGAGTTGGTGGGATGCGAGGGAAGTTATGATGGCATTAAGGCAATAGGGCAGTGTTGCCAAATGTTAGAGGAACTTACACTTTGCAATCATAAAATGGATGGCGGATGGTTGTCGGCTTTGTCATATTGTGAGAACTTGAAAACTTTAAAGATCCTGTCATGCAATGAAATTGATAGAAATCCTGGGTCAGATGAACACTTATGGCCATGCCCGATGCTTGAGGAGTTGCATTTACGTCAGTGTCAAATGCGAGAGAAGCAGGGTGTGAGAGCACTGTTTTTAGTGTGTCAGCCGATTCGGAAGCTAGTTATAGAAGATTGTTGGGGATTGAACAATAGCGTATTTGCTGCTGCCAGCATTTGTAG TTTTGAAGCTTCACTGGAAGTCCCGCTGGTTGCTGTCATCTACCAAATCTTGAGTTGTTGGTTGGTAATCATCTGA
- the LOC140970677 gene encoding F-box protein At5g51370-like isoform X3: MSISADKNRISDPNPVLDLGKLKKNSRSSWSDHLSNERVDPNEAFRHLYLKMRLQSLPNSGSTTPHSDSEPDSDCSNPNPPAQPDCISLLSDELLLKVLSKLLDRNQHLSNSLVCMRWCVVSGKLIQSIKLLDWEFLESGRLTFRFPNLVDVSLAHACIISERNSGILFINKLLSIHLSSGLFEHDGVLIGNGDVLDSEEVDRGVRIMVQGCRNLRRVVLINVSEKGLSFLGEECDCLQEMELHYSGDLALPGIFKCRNLQILKLIGSISGVYDSAVTDIGLTILAQGCRRLVKLELVGCEGSYDGIKAIGQCCQMLEELTLCNHKMDGGWLSALSYCENLKTLKILSCNEIDRNPGSDEHLWPCPMLEELHLRQCQMREKQGVRALFLVCQPIRKLVIEDCWGLNNSVFAAASICRDRNWAKRWNIFEEEVTARYTDIFWQTLEANIRGIKGEIWVGYACN, translated from the exons ATGTCTATTTCAGCTGATAAAAACAGAATTTCCGACCCTAATCCCGTTCTTGACCTCGGCAAGCTGAAGAAGAACAGCCGCTCCAGCTGGTCAGACCACCTGTCCAACGAACGGGTCGACCCCAACGAGGCATTTCGCCATTTGTACCTCAAAATGCGCCTCCAATCTCTTCCCAACTCCGGCTCCACTACCCCCCACTCGGACTCTGAGCCGGACTCCGACTGCTCCAACCCCAACCCTCCCGCGCAGCCTGATTGCATCTCTCTGCTATCCGACGAATTGTTGCTCAAGGTCCTCAGTAAACTCCTCGACAGGAACCAGCATCTTTCCAATTCACTGGTGTGCATGAGGTGGTGTGTGGTGAGTGGGAAGTTGATTCAATCGATTAAGCTATTGGATTGGGAGTTTCTGGAGTCTGGGAGGCTCACTTTCCGGTTTCCCAATTTGGTCGATGTTAGCCTCGCGCATGCATGCATTATATCCGAACGGAATTCGGGCATTTTGTTCATTAATAAGTTGCTATCAATTCATTTAAGTTCTGGGCTGTTCGAACATGATGGGGTCCTTATTGGTAATGGGGATGTATTGGATTCAGAAGAGGTCGACAGAGGGGTGAGAATTATGGTCCAGGGGTGTAGGAATTTGAGGAGAGTGGTCTTGATAAACGTTAGTGAGAAAGGCTTAAGTTTCTTGGGAGAAGAGTGTGACTGTTTGCAGGAGATGGAGTTACATTATTCTGGCGATTTAGCCTTGCCGGGAATTTTTAAATGCCGGAATTtgcaaatattgaaattgattggGAGCATAAGTGGGGTTTACGATTCTGCGGTTACAGATATTGGATTGACGATTTTAGCTCAGGGGTGTAGAAGATTAGTAAAGCTTGAGTTGGTGGGATGCGAGGGAAGTTATGATGGCATTAAGGCAATAGGGCAGTGTTGCCAAATGTTAGAGGAACTTACACTTTGCAATCATAAAATGGATGGCGGATGGTTGTCGGCTTTGTCATATTGTGAGAACTTGAAAACTTTAAAGATCCTGTCATGCAATGAAATTGATAGAAATCCTGGGTCAGATGAACACTTATGGCCATGCCCGATGCTTGAGGAGTTGCATTTACGTCAGTGTCAAATGCGAGAGAAGCAGGGTGTGAGAGCACTGTTTTTAGTGTGTCAGCCGATTCGGAAGCTAGTTATAGAAGATTGTTGGGGATTGAACAATAGCGTATTTGCTGCTGCCAGCATTTGTAG GGACAGGAATTGGGCAAAAAGGTGGAATATCTTTGAGGAGGAAGTAACTGCTAGATATACTGATATATTCTGGCAAACTTTAGAGGCCAATATAAGAGGAATCAAAGGCGAAATTTGGGTGGGGTATGCATGCAATTAA
- the LOC140970677 gene encoding F-box protein At5g51370-like isoform X2, with product MSISADKNRISDPNPVLDLGKLKKNSRSSWSDHLSNERVDPNEAFRHLYLKMRLQSLPNSGSTTPHSDSEPDSDCSNPNPPAQPDCISLLSDELLLKVLSKLLDRNQHLSNSLVCMRWCVVSGKLIQSIKLLDWEFLESGRLTFRFPNLVDVSLAHACIISERNSGILFINKLLSIHLSSGLFEHDGVLIGNGDVLDSEEVDRGVRIMVQGCRNLRRVVLINVSEKGLSFLGEECDCLQEMELHYSGDLALPGIFKCRNLQILKLIGSISGVYDSAVTDIGLTILAQGCRRLVKLELVGCEGSYDGIKAIGQCCQMLEELTLCNHKMDGGWLSALSYCENLKTLKILSCNEIDRNPGSDEHLWPCPMLEELHLRQCQMREKQGVRALFLVCQPIRKLVIEDCWGLNNSVFAAASICRSLSLEGCSLLTTEGLESIILSWKELDRLRVGSCNNVKDSEITPQLATLFSDLKELKWRPDSKSLLYSSLSGTGIGQKGGISLRRK from the exons ATGTCTATTTCAGCTGATAAAAACAGAATTTCCGACCCTAATCCCGTTCTTGACCTCGGCAAGCTGAAGAAGAACAGCCGCTCCAGCTGGTCAGACCACCTGTCCAACGAACGGGTCGACCCCAACGAGGCATTTCGCCATTTGTACCTCAAAATGCGCCTCCAATCTCTTCCCAACTCCGGCTCCACTACCCCCCACTCGGACTCTGAGCCGGACTCCGACTGCTCCAACCCCAACCCTCCCGCGCAGCCTGATTGCATCTCTCTGCTATCCGACGAATTGTTGCTCAAGGTCCTCAGTAAACTCCTCGACAGGAACCAGCATCTTTCCAATTCACTGGTGTGCATGAGGTGGTGTGTGGTGAGTGGGAAGTTGATTCAATCGATTAAGCTATTGGATTGGGAGTTTCTGGAGTCTGGGAGGCTCACTTTCCGGTTTCCCAATTTGGTCGATGTTAGCCTCGCGCATGCATGCATTATATCCGAACGGAATTCGGGCATTTTGTTCATTAATAAGTTGCTATCAATTCATTTAAGTTCTGGGCTGTTCGAACATGATGGGGTCCTTATTGGTAATGGGGATGTATTGGATTCAGAAGAGGTCGACAGAGGGGTGAGAATTATGGTCCAGGGGTGTAGGAATTTGAGGAGAGTGGTCTTGATAAACGTTAGTGAGAAAGGCTTAAGTTTCTTGGGAGAAGAGTGTGACTGTTTGCAGGAGATGGAGTTACATTATTCTGGCGATTTAGCCTTGCCGGGAATTTTTAAATGCCGGAATTtgcaaatattgaaattgattggGAGCATAAGTGGGGTTTACGATTCTGCGGTTACAGATATTGGATTGACGATTTTAGCTCAGGGGTGTAGAAGATTAGTAAAGCTTGAGTTGGTGGGATGCGAGGGAAGTTATGATGGCATTAAGGCAATAGGGCAGTGTTGCCAAATGTTAGAGGAACTTACACTTTGCAATCATAAAATGGATGGCGGATGGTTGTCGGCTTTGTCATATTGTGAGAACTTGAAAACTTTAAAGATCCTGTCATGCAATGAAATTGATAGAAATCCTGGGTCAGATGAACACTTATGGCCATGCCCGATGCTTGAGGAGTTGCATTTACGTCAGTGTCAAATGCGAGAGAAGCAGGGTGTGAGAGCACTGTTTTTAGTGTGTCAGCCGATTCGGAAGCTAGTTATAGAAGATTGTTGGGGATTGAACAATAGCGTATTTGCTGCTGCCAGCATTTGTAG ATCTTTGTCGCTGGAAGGATGTTCGTTGTTGACAACAGAAGGATTAGAATCGATAATTCTTTCTTGGAAGGAACTTGATAGGCTTAGAGTAGGTTCTTGTAACAATGTAAAGGACAGTGAAATAACACCACAACTAGCAACATTATTTTCTGATCTCAAAGAATTGAAATGGCGACCGGATTCCAAGTCACTTCTGTATTCTAGCCTCTCAGGGACAGGAATTGGGCAAAAAGGTGGAATATCTTTGAGGAGGAAGTAA
- the LOC140970677 gene encoding F-box protein At5g51380-like isoform X5 — translation MSISADKNRISDPNPVLDLGKLKKNSRSSWSDHLSNERVDPNEAFRHLYLKMRLQSLPNSGSTTPHSDSEPDSDCSNPNPPAQPDCISLLSDELLLKVLSKLLDRNQHLSNSLVCMRWCVVSGKLIQSIKLLDWEFLESGRLTFRFPNLVDVSLAHACIISERNSGILFINKLLSIHLSSGLFEHDGVLIGNGDVLDSEEVDRGVRIMVQGCRNLRRVVLINVSEKGLSFLGEECDCLQEMELHYSGDLALPGIFKCRNLQILKLIGSISGVYDSAVTDIGLTILAQGCRRLVKLELVGCEGSYDGIKAIGQCCQMLEELTLCNHKMDGGWLSALSYCENLKTLKILSCNEIDRNPGSDEHLWPCPMLEELHLRQCQMREKQGVRALFLVCQPIRKLVIEDCWGLNNSVFAAASICSLSGTGIGQKGGISLRRK, via the exons ATGTCTATTTCAGCTGATAAAAACAGAATTTCCGACCCTAATCCCGTTCTTGACCTCGGCAAGCTGAAGAAGAACAGCCGCTCCAGCTGGTCAGACCACCTGTCCAACGAACGGGTCGACCCCAACGAGGCATTTCGCCATTTGTACCTCAAAATGCGCCTCCAATCTCTTCCCAACTCCGGCTCCACTACCCCCCACTCGGACTCTGAGCCGGACTCCGACTGCTCCAACCCCAACCCTCCCGCGCAGCCTGATTGCATCTCTCTGCTATCCGACGAATTGTTGCTCAAGGTCCTCAGTAAACTCCTCGACAGGAACCAGCATCTTTCCAATTCACTGGTGTGCATGAGGTGGTGTGTGGTGAGTGGGAAGTTGATTCAATCGATTAAGCTATTGGATTGGGAGTTTCTGGAGTCTGGGAGGCTCACTTTCCGGTTTCCCAATTTGGTCGATGTTAGCCTCGCGCATGCATGCATTATATCCGAACGGAATTCGGGCATTTTGTTCATTAATAAGTTGCTATCAATTCATTTAAGTTCTGGGCTGTTCGAACATGATGGGGTCCTTATTGGTAATGGGGATGTATTGGATTCAGAAGAGGTCGACAGAGGGGTGAGAATTATGGTCCAGGGGTGTAGGAATTTGAGGAGAGTGGTCTTGATAAACGTTAGTGAGAAAGGCTTAAGTTTCTTGGGAGAAGAGTGTGACTGTTTGCAGGAGATGGAGTTACATTATTCTGGCGATTTAGCCTTGCCGGGAATTTTTAAATGCCGGAATTtgcaaatattgaaattgattggGAGCATAAGTGGGGTTTACGATTCTGCGGTTACAGATATTGGATTGACGATTTTAGCTCAGGGGTGTAGAAGATTAGTAAAGCTTGAGTTGGTGGGATGCGAGGGAAGTTATGATGGCATTAAGGCAATAGGGCAGTGTTGCCAAATGTTAGAGGAACTTACACTTTGCAATCATAAAATGGATGGCGGATGGTTGTCGGCTTTGTCATATTGTGAGAACTTGAAAACTTTAAAGATCCTGTCATGCAATGAAATTGATAGAAATCCTGGGTCAGATGAACACTTATGGCCATGCCCGATGCTTGAGGAGTTGCATTTACGTCAGTGTCAAATGCGAGAGAAGCAGGGTGTGAGAGCACTGTTTTTAGTGTGTCAGCCGATTCGGAAGCTAGTTATAGAAGATTGTTGGGGATTGAACAATAGCGTATTTGCTGCTGCCAGCATTTGTAG CCTCTCAGGGACAGGAATTGGGCAAAAAGGTGGAATATCTTTGAGGAGGAAGTAA
- the LOC140970677 gene encoding F-box protein At5g51370-like isoform X1, with the protein MSISADKNRISDPNPVLDLGKLKKNSRSSWSDHLSNERVDPNEAFRHLYLKMRLQSLPNSGSTTPHSDSEPDSDCSNPNPPAQPDCISLLSDELLLKVLSKLLDRNQHLSNSLVCMRWCVVSGKLIQSIKLLDWEFLESGRLTFRFPNLVDVSLAHACIISERNSGILFINKLLSIHLSSGLFEHDGVLIGNGDVLDSEEVDRGVRIMVQGCRNLRRVVLINVSEKGLSFLGEECDCLQEMELHYSGDLALPGIFKCRNLQILKLIGSISGVYDSAVTDIGLTILAQGCRRLVKLELVGCEGSYDGIKAIGQCCQMLEELTLCNHKMDGGWLSALSYCENLKTLKILSCNEIDRNPGSDEHLWPCPMLEELHLRQCQMREKQGVRALFLVCQPIRKLVIEDCWGLNNSVFAAASICRSIRSLSLEGCSLLTTEGLESIILSWKELDRLRVGSCNNVKDSEITPQLATLFSDLKELKWRPDSKSLLYSSLSGTGIGQKGGISLRRK; encoded by the exons ATGTCTATTTCAGCTGATAAAAACAGAATTTCCGACCCTAATCCCGTTCTTGACCTCGGCAAGCTGAAGAAGAACAGCCGCTCCAGCTGGTCAGACCACCTGTCCAACGAACGGGTCGACCCCAACGAGGCATTTCGCCATTTGTACCTCAAAATGCGCCTCCAATCTCTTCCCAACTCCGGCTCCACTACCCCCCACTCGGACTCTGAGCCGGACTCCGACTGCTCCAACCCCAACCCTCCCGCGCAGCCTGATTGCATCTCTCTGCTATCCGACGAATTGTTGCTCAAGGTCCTCAGTAAACTCCTCGACAGGAACCAGCATCTTTCCAATTCACTGGTGTGCATGAGGTGGTGTGTGGTGAGTGGGAAGTTGATTCAATCGATTAAGCTATTGGATTGGGAGTTTCTGGAGTCTGGGAGGCTCACTTTCCGGTTTCCCAATTTGGTCGATGTTAGCCTCGCGCATGCATGCATTATATCCGAACGGAATTCGGGCATTTTGTTCATTAATAAGTTGCTATCAATTCATTTAAGTTCTGGGCTGTTCGAACATGATGGGGTCCTTATTGGTAATGGGGATGTATTGGATTCAGAAGAGGTCGACAGAGGGGTGAGAATTATGGTCCAGGGGTGTAGGAATTTGAGGAGAGTGGTCTTGATAAACGTTAGTGAGAAAGGCTTAAGTTTCTTGGGAGAAGAGTGTGACTGTTTGCAGGAGATGGAGTTACATTATTCTGGCGATTTAGCCTTGCCGGGAATTTTTAAATGCCGGAATTtgcaaatattgaaattgattggGAGCATAAGTGGGGTTTACGATTCTGCGGTTACAGATATTGGATTGACGATTTTAGCTCAGGGGTGTAGAAGATTAGTAAAGCTTGAGTTGGTGGGATGCGAGGGAAGTTATGATGGCATTAAGGCAATAGGGCAGTGTTGCCAAATGTTAGAGGAACTTACACTTTGCAATCATAAAATGGATGGCGGATGGTTGTCGGCTTTGTCATATTGTGAGAACTTGAAAACTTTAAAGATCCTGTCATGCAATGAAATTGATAGAAATCCTGGGTCAGATGAACACTTATGGCCATGCCCGATGCTTGAGGAGTTGCATTTACGTCAGTGTCAAATGCGAGAGAAGCAGGGTGTGAGAGCACTGTTTTTAGTGTGTCAGCCGATTCGGAAGCTAGTTATAGAAGATTGTTGGGGATTGAACAATAGCGTATTTGCTGCTGCCAGCATTTGTAG GAGCATTAGATCTTTGTCGCTGGAAGGATGTTCGTTGTTGACAACAGAAGGATTAGAATCGATAATTCTTTCTTGGAAGGAACTTGATAGGCTTAGAGTAGGTTCTTGTAACAATGTAAAGGACAGTGAAATAACACCACAACTAGCAACATTATTTTCTGATCTCAAAGAATTGAAATGGCGACCGGATTCCAAGTCACTTCTGTATTCTAGCCTCTCAGGGACAGGAATTGGGCAAAAAGGTGGAATATCTTTGAGGAGGAAGTAA
- the LOC140970691 gene encoding transcription factor UNE10-like isoform X2, with protein sequence MNQCVPSWDLDDNSALPGLDYEVAELTWKNGQLAMHGLGPPRVPPTKYTTWDKPRAGAGTLESIVNQATRLPYPKSASDGSGDDLVPRFDIRRSIANPVASASVTMTMDALVPCNNINILNSNDNQVPSSHVLGSSTRVASCSGVAATLDGRVRGGKHVPRVNISGSDDTNGSASESATCGRDSRQLTLDTCEKELVAEGFTSPSTESPANTSSGKEYSKSTGDDHDSVCHSRRQRDKCDHGGKKRGSGKSSVITKRSRAAAIHNQSERKRRDRINQRMKTLQKLVPNSSKTDKSSMLDEVIEYVKQMQLQVQVMRMNMPHMNMLPLAAMHQHLQMSMMNPMCMGMGMGMGMGIMDMNAMARPGAGIPPLPASFMPAAASWDNPAGERLQGPASVMTDPLSMFMAWQSQLMTIDAYNRLAALYQQFQQPPKN encoded by the exons ATGAATCAATGTGTACCAAGTTGGGATCTTGATGATAATTCCGCCCTGCCCGG GTTGGATTATGAAGTGGCAGAATTGACTTGGAAAAATGGGCAATTAGCCATGCATGGCTTAGGCCCTCCCCGCGTGCCTCCTACGAAGTACACTACATGGGACAAGCCACGCGCCGGTGCCGGAACATTAGAGTCTATAGTCAACCAGGCCACGCGCCTCCCCTATCCCAAGTCCGCTTCAGATGGTAGCGGAGACGACCTCGTCCCTAGGTTTGACATACGCCGCTCCATAGCCAACCCTGTGGCCAGCGCTTCCGTCACCATGACTATGGACGCCTTGGTTCCATGCAATAACATCAACATCTTGAACAGCAACGATAACCAGGTCCCCTCCTCGCACGTGCTGGGCAGCTCCACCAGGGTGGCTTCTTGCAGCGGCGTCGCCGCCACCTTGGACGGCCGCGTCAGGGGAGGGAAACACGTACCGCGTGTGAACATCAGCGGCTCTGACGACACGAACGGGAGCGCGAGCGAGAGCGCCACATGTGGGCGGGATAGCCGGCAGTTGACGCTTGATACCTGCGAGAAGGAATTGGTAGCGGAGGGGTTCACGTCTCCCTCCACGGAGTCGCCGGCAAATACCAGCTCCGGTAAGGAATACAGCAAGAGCACCGGCGATGACCATGACTCCGTGTGTCACAGTAGGCGGCAG AGGGATAAATGTGACCATGGAGGTAAGAAAAGAGGAAGTGGAAAGTCCTCAGTCATAACAAAAAGGAGTAGGGCAGCTGCTATTCATAACCAGTCTGAACGT AAACGAAGGGACAGGATAAATCAAAGGATGAAGACGCTACAGAAGTTGGTCCCAAATTCCAGCAAg acAGATAAATCTTCAATGCTGGATGAAGTGATAGAATATGTGAAACAAATGCAGTTACAAGTTCAGGTCATGAGGATGAACATGCCACACATGAATATGTTGCCATTAGCAGCCATGCATCAGCACCTTCAAATGTCTATGATGAACCCTATGTGCATGGGGATGGGGATGGGGATGGGGATGGGGATCATGGACATGAATGCCATGGCGCGGCCGGGGGCTGGAATCCCGCCCCTTCCTGCCTCCTTTATGCCCGCGGCGGCATCGTGGGATAATCCTGCAGGGGAGCGATTGCAAGGACCTGCTTCGGTGATGACAGATCCGTTATCTATGTTCATGGCATGGCAGTCTcag CTGATGACAATTGATGCTTACAACAGGCTTGCAGCTTTGTATCAGCAATTCCAGCAACcaccaaaaaattaa
- the LOC140970691 gene encoding transcription factor UNE10-like isoform X1, producing MNQCVPSWDLDDNSALPGLDYEVAELTWKNGQLAMHGLGPPRVPPTKYTTWDKPRAGAGTLESIVNQATRLPYPKSASDGSGDDLVPRFDIRRSIANPVASASVTMTMDALVPCNNINILNSNDNQVPSSHVLGSSTRVASCSGVAATLDGRVRGGKHVPRVNISGSDDTNGSASESATCGRDSRQLTLDTCEKELVAEGFTSPSTESPANTSSGKEYSKSTGDDHDSVCHSRRQKLQRDKCDHGGKKRGSGKSSVITKRSRAAAIHNQSERKRRDRINQRMKTLQKLVPNSSKTDKSSMLDEVIEYVKQMQLQVQVMRMNMPHMNMLPLAAMHQHLQMSMMNPMCMGMGMGMGMGIMDMNAMARPGAGIPPLPASFMPAAASWDNPAGERLQGPASVMTDPLSMFMAWQSQLMTIDAYNRLAALYQQFQQPPKN from the exons ATGAATCAATGTGTACCAAGTTGGGATCTTGATGATAATTCCGCCCTGCCCGG GTTGGATTATGAAGTGGCAGAATTGACTTGGAAAAATGGGCAATTAGCCATGCATGGCTTAGGCCCTCCCCGCGTGCCTCCTACGAAGTACACTACATGGGACAAGCCACGCGCCGGTGCCGGAACATTAGAGTCTATAGTCAACCAGGCCACGCGCCTCCCCTATCCCAAGTCCGCTTCAGATGGTAGCGGAGACGACCTCGTCCCTAGGTTTGACATACGCCGCTCCATAGCCAACCCTGTGGCCAGCGCTTCCGTCACCATGACTATGGACGCCTTGGTTCCATGCAATAACATCAACATCTTGAACAGCAACGATAACCAGGTCCCCTCCTCGCACGTGCTGGGCAGCTCCACCAGGGTGGCTTCTTGCAGCGGCGTCGCCGCCACCTTGGACGGCCGCGTCAGGGGAGGGAAACACGTACCGCGTGTGAACATCAGCGGCTCTGACGACACGAACGGGAGCGCGAGCGAGAGCGCCACATGTGGGCGGGATAGCCGGCAGTTGACGCTTGATACCTGCGAGAAGGAATTGGTAGCGGAGGGGTTCACGTCTCCCTCCACGGAGTCGCCGGCAAATACCAGCTCCGGTAAGGAATACAGCAAGAGCACCGGCGATGACCATGACTCCGTGTGTCACAGTAGGCGGCAG AAATTGCAGAGGGATAAATGTGACCATGGAGGTAAGAAAAGAGGAAGTGGAAAGTCCTCAGTCATAACAAAAAGGAGTAGGGCAGCTGCTATTCATAACCAGTCTGAACGT AAACGAAGGGACAGGATAAATCAAAGGATGAAGACGCTACAGAAGTTGGTCCCAAATTCCAGCAAg acAGATAAATCTTCAATGCTGGATGAAGTGATAGAATATGTGAAACAAATGCAGTTACAAGTTCAGGTCATGAGGATGAACATGCCACACATGAATATGTTGCCATTAGCAGCCATGCATCAGCACCTTCAAATGTCTATGATGAACCCTATGTGCATGGGGATGGGGATGGGGATGGGGATGGGGATCATGGACATGAATGCCATGGCGCGGCCGGGGGCTGGAATCCCGCCCCTTCCTGCCTCCTTTATGCCCGCGGCGGCATCGTGGGATAATCCTGCAGGGGAGCGATTGCAAGGACCTGCTTCGGTGATGACAGATCCGTTATCTATGTTCATGGCATGGCAGTCTcag CTGATGACAATTGATGCTTACAACAGGCTTGCAGCTTTGTATCAGCAATTCCAGCAACcaccaaaaaattaa